From a region of the Corallococcus coralloides DSM 2259 genome:
- a CDS encoding glycosyltransferase — translation MDSVVATNSLEQVPEAARADEAGSLLKPFEVHVQASSLDRFRPGLTAAEWEALQSHAEQAREGMSGRTFWNVNSTARGGGVAEMLPGLLAYGRGAGVDTRWMVMRGTPGFFHITKRLHHALHGSRGDGSPLGLRERACYEDVLRDNAEELLVLIRPGDVVLLHDPQTAGLAPALAAAGAGVVWRCHIGCDVPNEEVERAWAFLAPGLAAARLAVFTRAAYVPPMLADRAVVIQPSIDIFAVKNQPLEPAVASAILGHIGLVGRSPDPPAPVFTRMDGVPARVSRGADIVRLGAAPAPDVPLVVQVSRWDPLKDPVGVLRGFALLLKQSPCLRAELVLAGPSVTSVADDPEGAATFESVVAAWREQPRFLRQRVHLACLPMVDPEENAAIVNALQRHAGVVVQKSLKEGFGLTVTEAMWKARPVVASAVGGIQDQVHHEVEGLLVRDPTCLPEFAAAVRRLLEEPRLSARLGTQAHEQVRARFTAVRHLSDFASLLRRLDIRGG, via the coding sequence ATGGACAGCGTCGTCGCAACCAATTCCCTGGAGCAGGTCCCGGAGGCCGCCCGCGCGGACGAGGCGGGCTCCCTGCTCAAGCCCTTCGAGGTCCACGTGCAGGCCAGCTCGCTGGACCGCTTCCGGCCAGGGCTCACGGCGGCGGAGTGGGAGGCACTCCAGTCCCACGCGGAGCAGGCCCGGGAGGGCATGAGCGGCCGCACGTTCTGGAACGTGAACTCCACGGCCCGGGGCGGCGGGGTGGCGGAGATGCTGCCCGGGCTGCTCGCCTACGGCCGAGGGGCGGGCGTGGACACGCGGTGGATGGTGATGCGGGGCACGCCCGGCTTCTTCCACATCACCAAGCGGCTGCACCACGCGCTGCACGGCTCCCGGGGAGATGGCTCGCCGCTGGGGCTCCGGGAGCGCGCCTGCTACGAGGACGTGCTTCGCGACAACGCGGAGGAGCTGCTCGTCCTCATCCGTCCGGGCGACGTGGTCCTGCTGCACGACCCGCAGACCGCGGGACTGGCGCCGGCGCTCGCCGCCGCGGGGGCCGGGGTGGTGTGGCGCTGCCACATCGGATGTGACGTGCCCAACGAGGAGGTGGAGCGGGCGTGGGCCTTCCTCGCGCCGGGGCTGGCCGCCGCGAGGCTCGCGGTCTTCACCCGGGCCGCCTACGTGCCGCCGATGCTGGCGGACCGGGCGGTCGTCATCCAGCCCTCCATCGACATCTTCGCGGTGAAGAACCAGCCCCTGGAGCCCGCCGTCGCGAGCGCCATCCTGGGCCACATCGGGCTGGTGGGCCGCTCGCCGGACCCCCCCGCGCCTGTCTTCACCCGGATGGACGGCGTGCCGGCCCGGGTGTCGCGCGGAGCGGACATCGTGCGGCTGGGGGCCGCGCCCGCGCCGGACGTGCCGCTGGTGGTGCAGGTGTCGCGGTGGGATCCGCTGAAGGACCCCGTGGGCGTGCTGCGGGGCTTCGCGCTGCTCCTGAAGCAGTCACCCTGCCTGCGCGCGGAGCTGGTCCTCGCCGGCCCCTCGGTGACGTCCGTCGCGGATGATCCGGAAGGGGCGGCCACGTTCGAGTCCGTCGTCGCGGCGTGGCGCGAGCAGCCGCGCTTCCTGCGCCAGCGCGTCCACCTGGCCTGCCTGCCCATGGTGGACCCGGAGGAGAACGCCGCCATCGTCAACGCGCTCCAGCGGCATGCGGGCGTGGTGGTGCAGAAGAGCCTGAAGGAGGGCTTCGGGCTCACCGTCACGGAGGCCATGTGGAAGGCCCGGCCCGTGGTGGCGAGCGCGGTGGGCGGCATCCAGGACCAGGTGCACCACGAGGTGGAGGGCCTGCTCGTGCGCGACCCCACCTGCCTGCCGGAGTTCGCCGCCGCCGTGCGAAGGCTCCTGGAGGAACCCCGCCTGTCGGCCCGCCTGGGCACGCAGGCCCACGAGCAGGTGCGCGCCCGCTTCACCGCCGTCCGTCACCTCTCCGACTTCGCGTCCCTGCTGCGCAGGCTGGACATCCGCGGCGGGTGA